AAGATTATATATTTCGTCGGGTTTTATAGATTGGATTATTCTAATTATGGAAGAAGAATCAGTCATATCTCCATAATGCAAATTTATATTGCGTTGCTGCTTCATATCTTCTATCCATTCTTCAAAATAAAGATGCTCTATACGCCCGGTATTAAAATACGAGGCTCTTCTCATTAATCCGTGTACTTCATATCCTTTATCAATCAAAAGTTCAGCCAAATATGACCCATCTTGACCTGTAATACCCGTAATTAGAGCTATTTTTTTCATATTTATTCAGTTGTTTTAGGATTATCTTCTTTTCTGTTTTTTAAAATTAATAGAATAATAATTAACAATAAAACTCCTCCAGTAAAGATTGAGCCCCATTTTGAAATTGTTTGAGCTTTAATATATAATTCATCAATACATTTTAATTCTATTTTATGGCTACCTGCTGGAATTTCAAGCGCTCTCAAAATATAATTAGCTCTAAACAATGGAACTTCTTTTCCATCAATATAAGCTTTCCAAGTTTTATAATAAACTTCAGAGAAAACAGCTACTTGATTTTGCGAGTTATTGCTTTGATAAATTAAATGTCCCGGATTTTTATATTCCGTAAGCTTTATTTCTGCAATGCTATCAGAAACAACAACATCTTCTGTATTTGTAACCTTATCTTTCCAAGCCTTGTCAACGACAGCTGTTTTTTCAGGATTAAAATCATATAAAGCAACAATTTCTTCATCTGGATTATCAACCCACTTAATTGAATCAACAAACCAAGCATTTCCTAAAGCTTCTGGATTCTTTTGGAAAGTTGTTGAACCTGTTTCATTATCTCTAAGAATAACATATTTTGTATTCAGCATATTCAAGACTTTCATATTTATTTTTTTCGAGATATGAAAATCAATTATATCCTGATAACGTCTAAGTTTCGCAGGGCTATAACCTCCAATTGATTTGTGGAAATATGAAGTATTTGACTCATTAAAAGTGTTTGAAGCCAAATTTAATACTCTATAATTTGGGTCTTTATCTTGCAAAATAATGTTATCAATATTTGAAGGCATGATTGCTTTTGCTTTTCTTTGAGGTTGAAAACTTTCTTTATTAAGAAAACGCCTGTCAACAACCCATAAATCAATTAAAATCAAAGCTCCTAATGAAATAATTAGAACATTGGTTTTATATTTATATTTAATAAATGCCCAAATTAAAGCAAAAGCCATTGCTACAAAAGCAAAAGACCTCCATGCATCATTTATTAACATGCTTTTTCTATCCGCTTGTAGTGCTGTAACAAGCCATTCTGGATAATTAGCGTCTGATGGAGATGTAAAAGAAAACAGGCTTCCACCAAAAACAGCAAAGATTAGCAAAACGCCGCCAATAATTCCTCCAGATATATAAAAATTCTTTAAAAGTTTTTCTTTAGCATTATTTTTTATGTTTTCAATAATTTCTTTTATTGCTAAAATTGCAAGAATGGGCATAGCAACTCCAGCAATAACAAGAGCCATAGATGGAACTCTAAATTTATTATAAAGAGGCAAATTGTTAAAAATAAACTCATTAAATCCTTCTAAATTCTTTCCCCAAGCAAGCATAAAAGAAATAATAGTAGCCGCAAGTATCCACCATTTTTCTTTT
The window above is part of the Bacteroidales bacterium genome. Proteins encoded here:
- a CDS encoding YfhO family protein; the encoded protein is MKKFDFKKWLPHIIAIGIFVLLSIAYFSPAVFEGKDLPQGDVTSSLGWGKDLNDYHNKTGEYAFWSNSMFGGMPANYTYAPPMFNIFQTIGAILRLNMSGLHVGLFFLYLLGFYILLMSLNCKSWLGIVGAIAYAFASYNLIIIEAGHVNKGLVMATMAPIIGGIILTYRKKYLIGILTTLVFTGVNFYYNHQQISYYLAIIIFIIAVVYFIYAIKEKEIKSFFKSSLILVAVAIIAALPSLGKFITIMDYTKETMRGGAVLTHNAENKKESSGLEMDYAFQWSYGVGETWTLLVPNLYGASSYYDIGTNSECYKVLKNTGQAKAFCKFAPTYWGAQPFTSGPVYAGAIVCFLFVLGLFIVKGKEKWWILAATIISFMLAWGKNLEGFNEFIFNNLPLYNKFRVPSMALVIAGVAMPILAILAIKEIIENIKNNAKEKLLKNFYISGGIIGGVLLIFAVFGGSLFSFTSPSDANYPEWLVTALQADRKSMLINDAWRSFAFVAMAFALIWAFIKYKYKTNVLIISLGALILIDLWVVDRRFLNKESFQPQRKAKAIMPSNIDNIILQDKDPNYRVLNLASNTFNESNTSYFHKSIGGYSPAKLRRYQDIIDFHISKKINMKVLNMLNTKYVILRDNETGSTTFQKNPEALGNAWFVDSIKWVDNPDEEIVALYDFNPEKTAVVDKAWKDKVTNTEDVVVSDSIAEIKLTEYKNPGHLIYQSNNSQNQVAVFSEVYYKTWKAYIDGKEVPLFRANYILRALEIPAGSHKIELKCIDELYIKAQTISKWGSIFTGGVLLLIIILLILKNRKEDNPKTTE